The DNA window GACTCACTTTTCAAGTAAAAATTTCAAGGTGTTAAGAAAAAATACTTTACAAACTATTTAAAGCTTGCTAATATAATATCTTGTGTGAAACTATTCGGAGGTGCTTTAAGAAATGGCAGTAAAAATTCGCTTGAAACGTATGGGAGCTAAAAAATCTCCTTTTTACCGTATTGTAGTAGCTGACTCACGTGCTCCACGTGACGGCCGTCAAATCCAGACAGTAGGTACTTACAACCCACTGACAGTTCCAGCTGAAGTTAAGATCGACGAAGAGCAAGTATTGAAATGGCTTCATGATGGTGCAAAACCATCTGATACTGTACGTAACTTGTTTTCTCAAAAAGGCATTATGGAGAAATTCCATAACGAAAAACTAAACAAATAAGGGAGAGTTTTTTATGAGGCAGCTGATTGAGAGCATTGTCAAACCGTTAGTTGATTATCCGGAAGAAGTTCGCGTCGTTACTGACGAAAACGCAAGCCGAATTGTCTACAAGCTTTCTGTGCATCCAGAGGATACAGGGAAAGTGATCGGGAAGCAGGGGCGTGTAGCGAAAGCTGTTCGTTCAATTGTGTACTCAGCAGCAGGTGGTTATCATAAGAAAAAAACGTATCTCGATATTGTTGATTAAGAAGAAGGAGCCCAGGTTCCTTCTTTTTTTTTCAGAAAAATAAAAGTGAAAGGATGTTTGCTTATGCAATGGTTTAATGTAGGAAAGATTGTCAATACACACGGAATTCGTGGCGAAGTACGTGTTTTATCGCGTACGGATTTTCCAGAAGAACGCTTTGCAGTTGGGACGAAGCTCGGGCTTTTCATGCCGGATGCAAAAAAACCAATCATGGTAAAAATCGCCAGTCAGCGCCGACATAAAAACTTTGAGTTACTAACTTTTGAGGGTTATCCATATATCAATGACGTAGAGCCGTTTAAAGAATCTTATTTGCGAATTTCTGAACATGATTTGACTGAACTAGAAGATAATGCGTATTACCATCATGAAATTTTGGGGTGCACAGTGTTTTCAACCGAAGGGCAAGAACTCGGAAAGATCAGTGAAATTTTGGAAACTGGTGCCAATGACGTTTGGGAAGTTACACCTGAGTCGGGGAAGAAGCATTATATTCCTTACACTGAAGAAATCGTCCAAGAAATTGATATTGACCAAAAGAAAGTCGTGATCGAAGTAATAGAAGGGTTATTGTCTTGATGAACATAAATGTTCTATCGTTATTTCCGCCGATGTTTGAAGGGGTCTTTCAACATTCAATTATGAAAAAAGCGCAGGATAAAAATGCAGTTAGTTTAAACGTTGTGGACATTCGTGAATTTGCCGATAACAAACGCCAAGTTGATGATTACCCATTTGGTGGCGGAGCAGGAATGGTTCTAAAACCAGAACCGATTTTCAATGCGGTTGAAAGTCTCACGACAAACAGCAAACCACGCGTTATTTTAATGTGTCCACAAGGTGAGCGCTTTACGCAGCAAAAAGCTGAAGAGTTAGCAAACGAACAGGAACTAGTATTTATTTGCGGACATTACGAGGGCTATGATGAACGAATTCGAGAACATTTGGTCACAGATGAAATTTCAATTGGAGACTTTGTGCTAACCGGAGGAGAACTTGCAGCCATGACGGTCATTGATAGTGTCGTTAGACTGCTTCCTGGGGTGCTAGGTAACGCCGATTCGCCAATTCGCGACTCATTCTCTACAGGACTTCTAGAGCACCCGCAATACACCCGTCCTGCCGATTTCAGAGGCTGGAAAGTACCAGATGTCTTAACTTCCGGTAATCACGGTAAAGTTGATCAATGGCGCGAAGAACAAACCTTAAAACGGACGCTTGAAAGACGGCCAGATCTGCTCGAACACATCGAGTTGGATGACAAACAGAAAAAAATAATCGCCCAATTAAAGAAATGAAAATAGAGTGCAGCTTGCTCTTGCGCTGTCAGGTTATCAGTGGTATTATGGACACTGTACTTTTATGTGAAGTACAGGATCACGATGTTCCGCTGCAACAGCTGATTTGGTGTAAGAACATCTGTAGAAGGAGAGAAAAATAATGCAAAACATTATTACAGAAATCACTAAAGAACAAATTCGTACGGATCTTCCAACGTTCCGTCCTGGAGACACTGTTCGCGTCCACGTTAAAGTTGTTGAGGGTACACGCGAACGTATTCAGGTATACGAAGGAGTCGTAATTGGCCGTCGCGGAGGCGGAATCAGTGAGTCATTCACTGTTCGCAAAATCTCTTACGGTGTTGGTGTTGAGCGTACATTCCCTGTACACACACCAAAAATTGCACAACTTGAAGTTACCCGTCGTGGTAAAGTTCGTCGTGCTAAATTGTATTACTTGCGTGACCTACGCGGTAAAGCAGCTCGTATCAAAGAAATTCGATAAGCTTGTATTAATGAAAGAGGGCGCTTGCGCCCTCTTTCTTTTTG is part of the Planococcus kocurii genome and encodes:
- a CDS encoding KH domain-containing protein, which translates into the protein MRQLIESIVKPLVDYPEEVRVVTDENASRIVYKLSVHPEDTGKVIGKQGRVAKAVRSIVYSAAGGYHKKKTYLDIVD
- the trmD gene encoding tRNA (guanosine(37)-N1)-methyltransferase TrmD produces the protein MNINVLSLFPPMFEGVFQHSIMKKAQDKNAVSLNVVDIREFADNKRQVDDYPFGGGAGMVLKPEPIFNAVESLTTNSKPRVILMCPQGERFTQQKAEELANEQELVFICGHYEGYDERIREHLVTDEISIGDFVLTGGELAAMTVIDSVVRLLPGVLGNADSPIRDSFSTGLLEHPQYTRPADFRGWKVPDVLTSGNHGKVDQWREEQTLKRTLERRPDLLEHIELDDKQKKIIAQLKK
- the rplS gene encoding 50S ribosomal protein L19, which translates into the protein MQNIITEITKEQIRTDLPTFRPGDTVRVHVKVVEGTRERIQVYEGVVIGRRGGGISESFTVRKISYGVGVERTFPVHTPKIAQLEVTRRGKVRRAKLYYLRDLRGKAARIKEIR
- the rpsP gene encoding 30S ribosomal protein S16, which translates into the protein MAVKIRLKRMGAKKSPFYRIVVADSRAPRDGRQIQTVGTYNPLTVPAEVKIDEEQVLKWLHDGAKPSDTVRNLFSQKGIMEKFHNEKLNK
- the rimM gene encoding ribosome maturation factor RimM (Essential for efficient processing of 16S rRNA), which translates into the protein MQWFNVGKIVNTHGIRGEVRVLSRTDFPEERFAVGTKLGLFMPDAKKPIMVKIASQRRHKNFELLTFEGYPYINDVEPFKESYLRISEHDLTELEDNAYYHHEILGCTVFSTEGQELGKISEILETGANDVWEVTPESGKKHYIPYTEEIVQEIDIDQKKVVIEVIEGLLS